In the genome of Vicia villosa cultivar HV-30 ecotype Madison, WI unplaced genomic scaffold, Vvil1.0 ctg.000351F_1_1, whole genome shotgun sequence, one region contains:
- the LOC131627168 gene encoding uncharacterized protein LOC131627168 — protein sequence MGEYRVLQGESLQAFNEGIGYILNRWAALRTAVDFMWGGDNSHLKAQQLIADVCSWFSQSRGPFYIDDLKTLIYEGMNDAFDLEIFDGSDKDMAEEILAIREECLNGDFRYIDHLREASHIPNFYPHVEEVFEYPPPSPEDTERQDINSNESTIVDGTYDNDSDSDTTSDSVNKPN from the exons ATGGGTGAATATAGAGTCTTGCAAGGAgagtcattacaagcattcaatGAAGGTATTGGTTATATTTTGAATCGCTGGGCGGCTCTTCGAACTGCCGTTGATTTCATGTGGGGTGGCGATAACTCTCATCTCAAAGCTCAACAATTAATCGCTGATGTTTGTTCCTGGTTTTCTCAATCAAGAG GACCCTTTTATATTGATGACTTGAAAACCTTAATTTATGAAGGCATGAATGATGCTTTCGATCTAGAGATTTTTGATGGCAGCGATAAGGAT ATGGCCGAGGAAATATTGGCTATACGAGAAGAATGCTTAAATGGTGATTTTAGGTATATCGACCATCTCAGAGAAGCTAGTCATATTCCAAACTTTTATCCTCACGTGGAAGAG GTTTTCGAATATCCCCCTCCTTCTCCGGAAGACACTGAAAGGCAAGATATCAACTCCAATGAAAGTACTATTGTGGATGGTACTTATGACAACGATTCAGATTCTGATACAACTTCGGATTCTGTAAACAAGCCTAATTAA